The following DNA comes from Flavobacterium sp. N3904.
ATTTAGGCATGGGCCATGTTGCACCTTCTACACTACCGTCATCTGCTGCCATAATATATTTTTTTTAATTAAAATTTAATTGATTTTTTCTTTATTAACTACTGAATATTTGTTGATTAACTGGAAGTTGCCATTTGTTGTTGGAACGTAAGCACAATGAATTCTGCAGGATGTACAACGGCTACTTTTACGGTAACATTCATAAATCCGAGTAGAATATCGTCTCCTGTCATTGTAGAACCTAATCCACAGGCTACTGAAAATGCATCAGATGCACTGGCACCTTGCAAACCGCCTTGTTTCCAAATTGAAGTTAAAAAACTTCCAATCATAGACTTCACGGCTTCCCAGGTATTTTTGTCATTGGGTTGAAAAACATAAGCTTGTGCGGCCAATTTACAGGACTGCTCCAGGAAAATCATAGTTCTTCTTACCGGAATGTATTTCCAATCTTGGCTATTTCCATCGAGAGTTCTGGATCCCCAAACTAAAATACCAAGTCCATTGAATAATCGAATGGCATTTATGGATTTACCGGAAACGGCATCTACATTTAAATTTCCTTGTTGACTTTCTGAAATGCAAATTGGTAGTGATGCAGCTCCAATGATAGAGGTGTTCGCTGGTGCTTGCCAAGGTCCAACCTGATTATCAGTTGTAGTAATCACTCCTGCCATAGCTCCACTTGGAGGAAGAATATTGGCATCACTTAATACATGTTTTATGATTAACGAGTACATAGGACTCGCAATTATAAGCGCATTATTGTTTTGGGTAACCGTCAAGCCACTTTCTGGATTTTGTATATTGGCGATAATTGCTGCAACACTAGGATTGGGTGCACTCGCTGGATTAATGATCGGTTCCAATTGTTTTACATCTCCACCAAATAAGTTGGTGTAATCGATGTCTTGATTTTGCATTATGGTGGTTCCCAAGAATGGATAATAAGCCATCCCATAATTTAGTCCAAGCGAACCTGTATTCATTCTGAAATTTGAAATGTCTTGGGTGTATAAGATTGGATCGGGATCGTTACCTCCAATGATATCAAACAAGCACATCGCTGTTTGCATTTTTGTAGATTGAAGAAGCATACTTTGCATAAGAGTACCATTGTTTTCAACACTTAATAAGGTTGCTTCGGGACAAATGTACATTGTAGGTTCTGGTTCATTTAGCAATAAGGCAAGACCAGACATTAAATCGTTTACCTGCACATTTGGATTTACAATTGGAGTCCCTGGAGCCATCGGTTTTTTGGAAGGAGCTCCATAGGTACCAACAGAAACAATGTAGGCATCACCACCACCATTTTCATAAAAAAGCTTCACGCTATTGTACAAATAATAGATGGTATTGGGATCTGGAACAATTGAATAGTAAGACCCAGCAATCAACATATAGTCTCCCTTTGTTGGTTGACTTTTTTGCTGTACTAAGTAATATTCAGGACTATATTGTTTTGCAGGACTCGCAGGAAGCGGAGGATCCGGTAAACAAAAAAAAGCTTGAAAGTCAGAGAATGAAGTGATTCTTACTGGCACATTCGTGTACGATTTTCCTTCGTAAGAGGCTTGTGGTGTGTACCCAATAAATGCTGGTACAGCCGTAGCAACTGCTACAACTGAGTTCGGAAAAGCATTTAATTCTTGAATGTAAACACCAGGAGTTTGGATGGTAGATAAATTCATTGATTTTTAATTTTTAATGTTCATTTTAAATTGTTTTTATAGATAGATATACATTGGTGATGCAACTTGATTATTTTCTATAATTGCTATCCGAGAAACATCGGGGACAGGCAACCCTTTAATTATTATTTTGGCATTTGTATTCTTTTGTTTGGTTTCATCTGAGGTATTCTTTTCGATTAAGTCAAATTTATATTTTGGTTTTTCGCTGAGCTGGATATAAGTTTCATTTGAGGTGAAAAGCAATGCCTGTTCTCCCGTTTGGATTGTTACCTTCTCAGGGCCGTCAAATTGTATTGTGTTTTTTTCTGCAATTGTAGGATTGTTTAACGGGATGGCGCTTCTGTTAATGATATAGTATTGCCATTGGGTTTCTCTTGCTTTAAAGTTTATCTCAAAATGGATTGGTTTTGAACCGGTTTGGTACTTTTTTATATCTTCAAAATAAATTTTTAATTGTCCAAAAAGCAGGGTTGTTTCTTTGGTTTCCAAAGTTTGATGGAGTTGAATAGTACCATCATTATTTAGATTTTTAGCATCCTGACTATTATAAATAATTTGTCCAAGCCAGTTGATAGGCAATGCCGTAAAAAGCATGAAATTTGGATTACTGGATTTGATGCTAAAGTCAAAAAAATCCTGTTTCGTAGTTTTGGAGATGTAATCCAATACCGAATCTATTGATGAGGTAGCATTATAGAATAAATCGAACCCGTTAGCAGTAGTATTTATTATGAAACCAAATTTCCTTAGTATTTTTTCGGTTTGACCATTGGGAGTAAAGTGCAGGCAATTGCATTTATTGTTTTCAAAATAAGTATGAAATACAGATATGCCAAACACTTTTATGAAATTACTTTCTATCATACTGTTACATTGTTTTTTGTATTTGTTATGGCAGGTATAATTTCTACAGTTTCATGGCCTTGAACTTTTACCAACTTCATTTTATAAATTATTGAAGGTTGATATTTTGCTCCCATTGCAGTCCACAAACTATGCATTTGATGGTATGAAATTTTTTCATATTCAAATTCCAGTTTTGTCAGCCCTTCGGGAATAGAAGAGGAGGAGGAAGCATCTAAATAATTATTAATTTGAAAAAAATAAATAATAGCGTCAAGAAATTTCAAAGATTCAGTATAATCATCAAAATTTGTACTGATTAATAAGTCCAGATTGTATCTTTCTACAGGGTTGAAGTTGGAGTAATTCCCGTTTTCTAATTTTTTATTCTGGATATAAAAAGGCTGATTGGTTTCTTTCTCTATATTGATTAACGATAAAACCACTTTGTTTTGATTCATTTTTGGTATTGAACCATTTGGATCCACAAGATAATTCAAGACTATTTTCTCTTCGTCAAGCCTAAAACGGTTTTTTAAAAACTGTCCTAATAATTTATTTGTAAACTGAAGAGATTTATATATCATTGTAATTCGATTCTTAAATTTTGTCTAATGTACCAAAGAAATAGATTGCCTAAGTCTATTGGTAAAAGTACTTTAGAATTTAATTTGAACAGAATTTTATGAATGTACTTTTCATGTACATAATTGATTTTTTTTTGTTTTTTGTAGACAAAATATAGACAGTTTTGTTTTTTGAATGAAAAAAATAAGTTTTCATTTAGTTGTAATACAATGTTTTATGATTTTAGTCAATGATTTTTTGGGTGCAAGACATTATATTATCCAACACAAAGTTGATTATAAATAAGGTTTCCCCAATTATACATAAAATATAATCGGTTAGAATAAATAAATATAATTGGGATGAGTGTGATTTAGGATACGGTTCTTAAATACGAAATGATGTCTTGTTCTTTTTCAAGTGTTAATTTCTTCTTCAGTCGGTATTTATGGGTTCGTACACTTTCCTGATTGATACCAAGAAGATTTGTGATGTCATTATTGCTCATATTCATTTTGATATAGCAACAATATTTTAAGTCTTTGGAACTTAGCGAAGGATGTTTTTGGGCAAGAGCCAATAAAAAGTTTGGATTGGATTGTTCAAAATAGATTTTAAAATCATCCCAGAGTTTGGTATCATTGGCAACCGTTTTTATAGAATTTACTATAGACATTAATTCTGTTCGGGTACAATCATCTACATTTGGATAAAGATAGGAGATACGTTCTTTTACTTTTAGCAATACTTCTACCTTTTGATCAAGTTCCATAACATAATGACTCAACTCTCGGGTATTACATTCATTTTTTTGAAATGCTGATTCTGTAAATGACTCAACTGGTTTAATTTTTGTTTCCGTTTTTTTTAAAAGAAAGATGGACTGAATTCTATAAATGAAAAAATCTGTATTGTTGATGTGATTATAAGGATATGTAAAAACGATACAGTTTTTGGACCAGCATAAAGATTCGCATTCGTAACTTCTTGTTAAACAAAGTATTGGTGTTTCTTTTTTATTGGAATTAAAATTAGCATCGCATATTATTGGGGTGTTTTTTTTGAAACACAAAATAATTAGATCTGGATTTAATGATTTTGCAGTAGTATTTAAATCTACTACTCTAGAAACAGAAACTATAGAAAAGGTAAAATCAGATATTATGGATAAGATGTTTAATACTTTCGTTAACAGTGTTGTATCATCACATCCAATTAATATTGATTTTTTTTCGCTCATATTTGAATATTTTTTTAATACCTCTCAATAGTTGTCTGGATTTATAGATGACGTATATTATTTTCAAGGCATCCCCAGGTCATTTAATATTACTTTATTAAGATTTTTTATATGTTTTACCTTATAAAGACCATGCTTTTTAATGAATTTTGAATTTGTACAGTAATTAGCAGAAGTGAATTTACAATCAAAATTATAGTAAAAATAATAAAAATGCTACAAAGCAGGTTTTTATTGTCATAAGATGATTCGAATTTGTAGTATCAAAAATGATTTTTTAGCCTTTGACTTTATAATTATTTTTATAGATTTAAGTCAAAATAAATTTATTATTTGCATTGACATATCTTTAGTAAGGTACAATCAAGAAGGGATTTTATGGAAAAAAAGAGGATTTGGTATAAATAAAAATCCCTAAACTCTTAGTATAAAGTGTTTAGGGATTTATGTTTTTGTGACCTTGACTGGATTCAAACCAGTAACCTCTTGAGCCGTAATCAAGTGCGCTATTCAGTTGCGCCACAAGGCCATTTTGCTTACTTATTCATTGTTTTCAACGATGTGCATTGAACTTGTTTGCGGGTGCAAATATAGGAATAAATGTGTAACTTGCAAGTATGAATTTATATAAAAGTTAAAAAAAATGAACCTGAAAAATTATATACGTGATATTCAAGGATTTCCAAAGGAAGGAATTGTGTTTAAAGACATCACTCCGTTGCTAATTGATTCTAATGCAAGGAATAAATGTCTAGAAATCTTGGTGTCATCGGTAAAAGAAAAAAAAATTGACAAAGTAATTGGAGTAGAAAGTCGTGGTTTTTTCTTCGGGATGCTTTTGGCGCAGGAATTGAATGTCGGTTTTATCCCTGTTCGAAAGCCCAATAAATTGCCTTTTACTACCATCTCGGCTTCCTATGATTTAGAATACGGTACTGATACACTCGAAATTCATACCGATGCGATTCAAAAAGGTGACAGGGTTCTCATTCACGATGATGTTTTGGCCACGGGAGGAACAGCAAAAGCCGTTTGCGAATTGGTAGAACGACTAGGAGGTATAATTGTACAATGCAATTTCCTGATGGAAATCACTTTCTTGAACGGAAGAGAAAAGATTGCAGGGAATGAGATTTTTGCGGCAATAACTTATTAATTGTTTAAGGTTTAAAGTTGTTTGATTTTTGTTTAAATAAGGCAGTTTCATGACCTTTTTACTATTTTAAACTCTTAAACAATTTAAACTTTTAAACAATTCAAACTCTTTTTAAACAAACCGAAATCTTTATCCAAGTGCTCTTGTAGTTACATAATAACGATACCCAATAATAGACATTTGCCATTTTTTGGCTTTAGAAACGTCTAGTCTTTGTTTGGTAAAGCTGGGTAAAATAAGTTTGTTGATTTGAGCTAGAATTTTAAACATAGTTTTTTTTCAAAGATATAAAAAAAGACGGTCTCGATGGTGACCGTCTTTTTTTTTGGACTTTGAAAATTTATTGCTTATTTTCTTTTTCTAGCTTAGAATTGTATTCATCCATTTGTTGCTGGAATATTTTCATTTTCTCTTCAAAAACTTCCATTTCTTTGTTGAATGGTTCCATTTGTTTGTCAAATTCTGCCATTTGTTTATCAAAAGCTTCCATTTGAGGTTCTAGTTTCTTCATTTGGGCATCATAGTCCTCCATTTTCTTTTCAAACTCTTTCCATGCTTTTTTGTCTCCATTTATCGGATCACCTTTCGGGGTTTTTGGTACCTTTGGAAATGCCGGAGGGGCTGGAGTTTTAAATTTCATAACAGGTGGAGTAGGCGGCACTGGAGGAACGGGCATATTTTTGTCTTGGGTATACATTCTGTTTTTTGTTATAATACGGATTGTTTTTCCATCCTT
Coding sequences within:
- a CDS encoding phage tail sheath family protein, coding for MNLSTIQTPGVYIQELNAFPNSVVAVATAVPAFIGYTPQASYEGKSYTNVPVRITSFSDFQAFFCLPDPPLPASPAKQYSPEYYLVQQKSQPTKGDYMLIAGSYYSIVPDPNTIYYLYNSVKLFYENGGGDAYIVSVGTYGAPSKKPMAPGTPIVNPNVQVNDLMSGLALLLNEPEPTMYICPEATLLSVENNGTLMQSMLLQSTKMQTAMCLFDIIGGNDPDPILYTQDISNFRMNTGSLGLNYGMAYYPFLGTTIMQNQDIDYTNLFGGDVKQLEPIINPASAPNPSVAAIIANIQNPESGLTVTQNNNALIIASPMYSLIIKHVLSDANILPPSGAMAGVITTTDNQVGPWQAPANTSIIGAASLPICISESQQGNLNVDAVSGKSINAIRLFNGLGILVWGSRTLDGNSQDWKYIPVRRTMIFLEQSCKLAAQAYVFQPNDKNTWEAVKSMIGSFLTSIWKQGGLQGASASDAFSVACGLGSTMTGDDILLGFMNVTVKVAVVHPAEFIVLTFQQQMATSS
- a CDS encoding DUF4255 domain-containing protein, which translates into the protein MIYKSLQFTNKLLGQFLKNRFRLDEEKIVLNYLVDPNGSIPKMNQNKVVLSLINIEKETNQPFYIQNKKLENGNYSNFNPVERYNLDLLISTNFDDYTESLKFLDAIIYFFQINNYLDASSSSSIPEGLTKLEFEYEKISYHQMHSLWTAMGAKYQPSIIYKMKLVKVQGHETVEIIPAITNTKNNVTV
- a CDS encoding helix-turn-helix transcriptional regulator, with amino-acid sequence MSEKKSILIGCDDTTLLTKVLNILSIISDFTFSIVSVSRVVDLNTTAKSLNPDLIILCFKKNTPIICDANFNSNKKETPILCLTRSYECESLCWSKNCIVFTYPYNHINNTDFFIYRIQSIFLLKKTETKIKPVESFTESAFQKNECNTRELSHYVMELDQKVEVLLKVKERISYLYPNVDDCTRTELMSIVNSIKTVANDTKLWDDFKIYFEQSNPNFLLALAQKHPSLSSKDLKYCCYIKMNMSNNDITNLLGINQESVRTHKYRLKKKLTLEKEQDIISYLRTVS
- a CDS encoding adenine phosphoribosyltransferase codes for the protein MNLKNYIRDIQGFPKEGIVFKDITPLLIDSNARNKCLEILVSSVKEKKIDKVIGVESRGFFFGMLLAQELNVGFIPVRKPNKLPFTTISASYDLEYGTDTLEIHTDAIQKGDRVLIHDDVLATGGTAKAVCELVERLGGIIVQCNFLMEITFLNGREKIAGNEIFAAITY
- a CDS encoding SsrA-binding protein; its protein translation is MFKILAQINKLILPSFTKQRLDVSKAKKWQMSIIGYRYYVTTRALG